From the genome of Methanobacteriales archaeon HGW-Methanobacteriales-1:
TCACAAGCATCATCTACAAAATAATCATCAGGATCTAAAAACATTAAATAATTTCCATTAGAATTATTAATACCTACATTTCTAGGTTTTCCTGCAAAATGGCTGTTTTCAGGCAAATGTATAGCTTTAAAATTATCATATTTGGATGCATAATCATCTATGATGTTAGGGCTATTATCTGTAGAACAATCATCAACCATTATAACTTCAATATTATTTATCCCAATTGTTTGATGGATAATGGAATCCAAAGCCTCAGTTATATAACGTTCTACATTAAAAATAGGGACAATGACACTTATTTTATAACTCATATTACCACTGGAAAATCACAGATAAAATCTAAATTATTATGAATAATACTAATAATTTTATTAGAATTCATATTTTTACAACATATATACCTATTCATTAAGTATTTAAGATTAAGTATTTAAATATTCTAAAAATCATTATTAAATATTTAAAATACAGTTAATGCATCCCCCGAGAATTTAATATTAAACTAAAATATCCGCTGCAAATGATAATGATAAAATTGAATTTTTAATTTTATTGAACAAATGCCAACGATTATATTTACTTAAAAAGTTTTTTGATTAATATTTTCATTAGAACATATAGTAATTAAGATGAAGTTTTATAGGATAGATATTCCCAGGGTAATAAATATAATAATTCTAACTAGAAAAAAATAATAATTATAAAGTTATATCCGGATGTGTAATCATTTCAAATAATACTATAAAAAGAATATTTTATTTGGATCAATTAAGAGCTTTAGCTATAATTGCCGTTGTTCTAATTCATGTTTCACTTGTTTATTTAGCATCTTCACGCATAGATATTCATAGTTTTGATTGGTTTGTTTCGAATGTTTTTTACTCAATGTGTAGATTCTGTGTCCCCATATTTTTAATGATTTCAGGTATTTTATTATTAAATAAAGATTATGATTTTATAGAATTTACTAAAAAAAGATACACAAGAGTTATTTTACCATTTCTATTTTGGGGCATCATTTATATCATATTCTCTTTAATAATTCTTAATAAATCCTCATCCATTCATTCTTTTTTTTCAGGCTTGGGATTTATTGAAGGAATCCTGGGCGGTACAACCACAGTATTTTGGTATGTGTGGTTAATATTATTAGTTTATTTATTTATACCTCTGATGAATCAATGGATAAAAAAATCTAGTACTAAAGAAATAGAATATTTCTTATTAATATGGTTAGTAATATATGCTCTAGGATTATTATCAATTCCATCACTTGAGTTAAGATTCTTTAGTTTATACCTAGGCTTTCCTATTCTAGGTTATTATTTGGCTAATAAAAAAAGTAAAATCTTAGAAAACAATACTCTAGGCCCATTTTTATTTATTTTATCCGTGTTAATAGCAGTTTTCGTGACAACATATCAATCTTTTGCTGTAAATGAAACAATTAGATCTATTTGTAGCTATCAGAATATTAATACGGTTATGCAAGCAGTAGGTGTTTTTTTAATTGTAAAAAATTTAAATGAAAATGAGAGTTTTTATCTTAAAAAAGCATCAAATTTTTTAAAAGAAGGAATAGTTGGTCGATTAACAATTTCTTTAAGTAAGTATTCATATGGTATTTTTTTAACCCATATGATTTTTGTCAATCTATTTATAAAAATAGGATTATTGAATATTGATCGGAGTGCTATCAAATGGATTCCTTTCATAACAATTATATGTTTAATTTTGACTTGGGGAATGTTATTTGTTTTAGGCAAAATATCACAATTAAAAAAATTCACCGGTGCGCACTAGTTCGGATTAATATTTTTATATTTAAAATTAAATAGAAAACAATATTTAAAAATACATGAACATTTAAATTAAGAGCAATTCCATAATCCAATCAAGAATTTACTAATAATATTTATTTATTAATTTAAACAATTTGATTTTGGAAAAATAGAGAATTTTCTTCTAAGGAAAAATAGAGAATATGGCATAAACTTTTAAATAATTAAACTTAAATTTTGTTAAGAAAGATTAAAATTCTTATTTAATTATGATTAATCCCACACATAACTCCATGAATCAAGTAAGTATGATAATTAAATATTATTAATAAGCAAGGCCAAGTAATTAATTAACTAAATAATCATATTACTGCGAAATGCCATCTTATTCAATCATTACAGAGGCTAACAATGGAATTCACTAAAAAATTTGAGCATAGATTCATCGTTAACTTTTCAAAGTATAGATATCTTCTTAAAGAGCTAGTTAAAAGAGATATAAAAATAAAATATCGTAGATCCGTGTTAGGAATATTTTGGAGCTTTTTAAATCCACTATTAAGCATGATTGTTTTAACCATCATATTCTCCACCATATTTGCTCAGAATATTGAAAATTTTCCAGTTTACTTTTTGACTGGGAGATTAGTGTTTGATTTCTATTCCCAGGGCAGTAAAGGTGCTATGAAGTCCATAATAAGAAATGCTGCTATTATAAAAAAAGTTTATGTTCCCAAATATATGTACAGTCTGGGAGTAATCTTATCCAGCTTTGTTACCTTCTTACTGTCATTAATAGTCCTTTTTGGAGTAATGATAGCTACCCATATTAGCTTTTCAATATACATTTTATATGCAGTATTGCCCATTTTTTTATTGCTAATGTTCACTATAGGAGCCGGACTCTTATTAGCCACAATAACAGTATTTTTTAGAGATATTGAACATTTATATGGTGTTTTTATAACCATGCTAATGTATGGAAGCGCAATATTTTATCCAGCATCAATAATTCCAGCACAATTCCAGTTTTTATTCGATCTGAATCCAGTGTATGGATTAATAAGTTTATGCAGAGATTCTTTCATGTATGGACAGATGTTCAATCTCGGGACATTATTGTATGTTAGTATGTGGTCAGCGGGACTTCTTATTCTTGGAATATTTCTATTTTACAAATATCAAGACAAATTTATATTACATATTTAGTTTTCAAGCTCATCGGGTGATAATTTGGGAAAAAAGGTTATTAAAATTGAAAACGTAGGAATGCGGTTCAATCTAAGTCAGGAAAAAATTGATAATATTAAAGAATATTTCATAAAAATGGTTAAAAGAGAACTTATGTTCCAGGAATTCTGGGCCCTAAAAGATGTATCTTTTGAAATAGAACAAGGAGATAGAGTAGGTGTTGTTGGCCTTAACGGAGCAGGTAAAAGTACTCTTCTTAAAATTATTTCCGGTGTGATGAAACCCACTGAAGGTAATGTAGATATAAAAGGCAAATTGGTGCCTCTTTTAGAACTTGGTGCTGGTTTTGACAGCAACTATACGGGAAGAGAAAATATTTATCTTAATGGGGCTATTTTAGGATATACTAAAGAGTTTTTAGAAGAAAAATATGATGAAATAGTGGATTTTGCAGAAATAAAAGATTTCATGGATGTTCCTATAAAAAACTTTTCCTCTGGTATGAAAGCGCGTTTAGGATTTTCTATTGCCACAGTGGTAGAACCAGAAATACTCGTTTTAGACGAAGTTCTCTCTGTTGGAGATGCTAAATTTAGAAAAAAAAGTGAAGCCCGTATAATGGAACTTTTTGATAATGGAATCACTGTTTTATTTGTTTCCCACTCCATTACACAGGTGAAAAGGCTTTGTAATAAGGCCATATGGTTAGAAAAAGGAAAAATAGTCATGCAAGGCGATGCTGAAGAAGTTTGCAATGCCTATGACCAATCTTAATATTTTTATAAACTATACACAATTTCATTCTTTTTAAATTCTATTTCTAATAGAACTATTATTTTATAATAATTTTTTATTTCTAAATTTTCAGTATTTAATCCAAGATTATTCTGCGATAAAATTCATTATTAATATTAAACCTTTAATTTTTGTTTTGCAAACAAAGAACCTATACAATCTTAAAAAACACAATAAAAACAGAAAACTATAATAAATAAAAAAATATTATATTAATTATTCATATTGAGATGATAATAATTATGCTTTAAATTTATACTGATTCCTATGAACCGTAATATAAAATTTGACAATCTGCGCGGTTTTTCCATGATTTTGATTGTTATGGGTCATTTCATAGGAACTACTCATTTTACACAGACCTATTTTGATTTCGCTTATACCCTAATTTATTTATTTGATTTACCATTATTAATTTTTATAAGTGGTTATTTCTCAAAAGATAATCCTGAAAGTTCTATAAAAGCATTTAGAACTATTTTTATTCCCTACCTAATATTTAATACATTTTGGATAATATTTATTTATTTGACAAAGGGTTATGTGCCTGCAGATATGTATCTGGTACCGGGATTTGGGCTCTGGTATTTACTAAGTTTATACTTGTGGAGAGCTTTTTTACCAACAGCGACCAAAATAAAACATATATTTGTAATCAGTTTTATTTTGGCTATGTTAATAGGAACTGTAAATATCGATCCGAATTTTTTATCCATATCTCGTACCCTATGTTATTTCCCAATTTTTCTCTTTGGTTTTTATTTCAAAAATTTAGAAGAAAAATTTACAATAAAAAGGAGCTATGCTCTCTTAATCTTGATACCACTATTAATCGGAGCAACATTACTTTATTTACCATTTAATTCTACTATTTTAATCTTAAAATATGCTTATGCTAGTTTACATATGGGAAATTTAAAAGGAATGGTATTGAGACTTTTATTTATTTTAATAAGTATGATTATTATCATTCTGTTAAACAACATCATGCCCAGCAAAAAAACTTTCTTGACCAAAATTGGAAAAAACTCCATGTCCGTGTATATTTTACAATTCTATTTTGTATTCACCATACCAGACATTATGAACTATTTAGGATTTAATTATGTATTTAACAGCACTTTTCTTTGTATTTTTTATGTAATCATAGCTACAGCTTTGGTATGCTTTATTCTATCACGAGACAAAGTGAATAAGATTATGGATATTCTTATTATTCGGGTAACTAAAATATTAATGAAAAAAACCACACCATGATAAAAAATATTTTAAATCTAAGATTTAAGAAGATTTAAATCAAAATAAAATCAATTTTTATAAGAATTAAGATAATTAATTAATTAATTAATTTAATAACTGGCCATATAATGAGTAAAGTTTCAGTAATTATACCAAATTATAATGGAATTGAGTTCCTAGAAACTTGTTTTAAGTCCATTAATATACAAAAAAACATTAAAGAAGTAATAGTAGTAGATAATGGTTCCCATGATAGAAGCATTGAATTTATTAAAAGTAATTATCCTCAATTTATTTTAATCAAAAACAAAACAAATTTGGGGTTTGCTAAAGCAATTAATCAAGGAATAGCTGCCGCATCTGGAGAATATGTATTTCTCCTAAATAATGATATGGAATTAGAAAAAAATTGTATCTCCAATCTTTTAAAATGTATAGAAAATGACCAAACTTTTTCTGCTTCTTCTAAAATGATCCAGTACTATGAAAGAAATAAAATAGACGATGCTGGTGATGAATACTCACTTCTGGGCTGGACAAAACGTGTGGGTTATGGAAAGTCGCAGGAAAAATATAATCAAAAAAGAAATATATTTAGTGCTTGTGCGGGAGCATCAATTTACAAAAAAAGCATTCTAGATAAAATAGGATACTTTGATGAGAATTTTTTTGCTTATATGGAAGATGTGGATATTGGTTATCGGG
Proteins encoded in this window:
- a CDS encoding ABC transporter, with the translated sequence MEFTKKFEHRFIVNFSKYRYLLKELVKRDIKIKYRRSVLGIFWSFLNPLLSMIVLTIIFSTIFAQNIENFPVYFLTGRLVFDFYSQGSKGAMKSIIRNAAIIKKVYVPKYMYSLGVILSSFVTFLLSLIVLFGVMIATHISFSIYILYAVLPIFLLLMFTIGAGLLLATITVFFRDIEHLYGVFITMLMYGSAIFYPASIIPAQFQFLFDLNPVYGLISLCRDSFMYGQMFNLGTLLYVSMWSAGLLILGIFLFYKYQDKFILHI
- a CDS encoding teichoic acid ABC transporter ATP-binding protein; the encoded protein is MRFNLSQEKIDNIKEYFIKMVKRELMFQEFWALKDVSFEIEQGDRVGVVGLNGAGKSTLLKIISGVMKPTEGNVDIKGKLVPLLELGAGFDSNYTGRENIYLNGAILGYTKEFLEEKYDEIVDFAEIKDFMDVPIKNFSSGMKARLGFSIATVVEPEILVLDEVLSVGDAKFRKKSEARIMELFDNGITVLFVSHSITQVKRLCNKAIWLEKGKIVMQGDAEEVCNAYDQS
- a CDS encoding glycosyltransferase family 2 protein: MSKVSVIIPNYNGIEFLETCFKSINIQKNIKEVIVVDNGSHDRSIEFIKSNYPQFILIKNKTNLGFAKAINQGIAAASGEYVFLLNNDMELEKNCISNLLKCIENDQTFSASSKMIQYYERNKIDDAGDEYSLLGWTKRVGYGKSQEKYNQKRNIFSACAGASIYKKSILDKIGYFDENFFAYMEDVDIGYRARIHGFQNIYCPEALVYHVGSGTSGSRYNEFKIKLAARNNIYVPYKNMPWPQIILNSPFLVAGYLIKYIFFHKKGQGKTYLAGIKEALSTLKKIDKVEYKNKNIKNYLKIEWLLIKNTIKFLFF